The genomic stretch GATATCCCGTGACATTTTAAATCTTGTCATACACTATATGTATAATAAAatgcatttatttatttataacaataatataacctctatttttatttgtagTTGAACTCCTAATTTCATATCTCAAAATGTTAATGGATCAACATTTTTAGTAGAAAGCATATTGATTAGTGTAGCTCATTTGATTAAGCACAAATATTAAGAGGTTAACatacaaagaaaaaatataacCTCTTAATATTTGTGTTTAATATAGAATTGATTTTTTTACACATTTTAATAAAACCTCCTAccaaattctattttattcctCTAGATAATACCATCTTAATTAAGAGTTATTTTATTAAACTCTATATCTAGAAAATATACATCATTGATATTGGATAATCattattagttttattatagataaataaattatacataaaatattttatacgaaagataatagataaaatattcacacgtattatattaaataatttaactaaataCATTAAATTATCTAACAGTTTTCgactatttttttaatgaattcaatttataattacaaaataaatccGAAATGTATGTTTATTTGATTGCAGAAAGGTTTGATTGATGGCAGTAAAAGATTGATCCATGAAGCCATATCACAAAGCTTTGATCCGAAAGAACATGTTCATGGAAATGATGAACCATCAACACCAATTTGCATAGCAGACTTAGGATGCTCAACAGGACCAAACACATTCTTTGCAATGCAAACCATAACTGAAGCAATACAACAACAATTCCAATCACATGGTCTTGCTTCTCAAATCCCAGACATCCAAGTTCTCTTcaatgatcaagtctcaaatgaCTTCAACACACTCTTCAAGAACCTTCCCCAACAAAGAATCTATTATGCAACCGCAGTTCCTGGCTCTTTCTGTGGACGCTTGTTTCCAAAGCAAACACTTCATTTGGTTCACTCTTCTGCAGCACTTTGCTGGCTCTCTAAGCTCCCCAATGAGATCACAGACTCAGATTCTAGCGCTTGTAACAAAGGGAGGATTCATTACACTGATGCACCTAAGGAAGTGGCAGATGCTTATGCAACTCAGTATAGCAAAGACATGGGGAATTTCCTCCATGCTAGAGCTCAAGAACTTGTGGAAAATGGGCTAATGCTACTTCAGTTTCCTGTGTCTAATGTTCTTCTTGATTCAGATGTAGACCCTGCTAAAGTTTTTGAACTCATTGGAACTTGCCTTTTGGATATGGCCAAAGTGGTAAGAAGAATAATTAGTAAACCTTTATTTTGTTACATATCTTGAAGAGTGAAAAACAAATTGATTGATTAATTATCATCAATGCAGGGAGTGATTAGTGAAGAAAAAGTGGATTCATTCAATGTGCCTTTGATATATCCTTCTGTTAAGGCTGTGAAAGAAATTCTTAGAGGATGTGATGAATGTTTCAGCATTGAATGGATGGAAATATTGGAATTCAAGAACATGGTGTCATTGCCAACTGTGCAAATATTTGTTTCATGGTTCAGAGCTGCGCTGCAAGGGATGATTGAGAAACACTTTGGAGCAGAAATAGTTGATGAGCTTTTCGAACGCTTTGAAGAGAAAGTTAAGGAATTTCCAGACATCATGGACACAGATAAACTAAAACTTGATGTGCTGTTTGTTCTTCTCAAGAGAAAGAACAAGCCAAGGCCATAGGCTGTGTTATTCAATGTGAACATCATCAGGTTTAATTAGTAAATGAGGATATAATAAAGAGTTGGTTCCATTATTGTACTATTAATTATCTTAAACTGAATATTAATGTTATATTTGAATTTTGCTTAAATATCTAATGATTTATTAGAGGTTCAAAATTTGTATTAAGTCAATAACAGATCAGAGTGGCTAATGATGTTTACTTGCAGTTTTTCAACTTCCAACTCTCCGGTGCCGTTAAATGTCATAAAATGTATAATACATGACTAGTTGATCAAATACGCGATTATTTGTCGCTCAATCCACGTTCTTTATGTTATAAAATATCAagaatagtaataataaaatatgctaatgaaaaaaattattaaaatttagtatcacacataaaattaaataaatgatATAACAtagttataattattttatatttcagcGATAATGAATGTTATTTAATATTTACCAATTACTATCTTATTCTTCACAACCGGGTAAACCGTGACTATGACCACAAGTACCAAAATATTCATGCCTTGATGCGCACAAGTTTTCTTTAACCCCAAGAACCAGATGAACTTTTTATTAAACAGGGTTCAAATAAGATGTTCCCCTTAACAACATAATTTCCTTTTTAATCCCCTTGTATTTCTCGTACGTCTTACGATCCAACAATTTCCTTTGTTGAGTTTACGGAAATCTACAACATAAAAGTTGACAAGGGACAAACCACATAGTACAAACAATCCCGAGCATGATACTACTCATCACCATAAAAGAGGGTAAGAAATCTTTGAATATGTAGTGATACAAGTATATGTTTTCTGACGAGTTGGCATGTATAGATGGGGGAACCCCACTGCATAAAGTAGAAAATTGGAAATAAACCAACTGTACTTACAACATTTTTTGTATAAACTATTCACAAACCAATGACAATGCAAACTAACAAAATCCAAATCCAGAAACGACCCAAAAAATACACACCGATGCTCCACGCTGGTCTAAAGCTTTAAGATAACAGGTATATCTAAATCCGATTTGTTGAGGAGATAGCTGACGGAAAGAATAATCTCTCTTATTATAGAAGACGGTTGGATTAACACTATTGCTGCTTATAGTATCCACCTTGATGAGGTGGAGGGTATGGAGATGGAACGGTATATGGAGGCCTGGGAACAGAACCAGGTTGCTGAGCTGGCGCATTATAGTACGGACCACGCCATCCAGGATATGCAGGTTGGCCATACTCTGCTGGTGCCTGCTGATGAACCTGATGGGGTTGGTATGGAGCGGCAGATGTTGGTGGAATGTGGTATGGAGGCGGAGGCTGATGCGCTGCTGAACCATATGAGGGAGGGGGATGTCCGTAGGAAGAAACCGGAGGCTGCTCAGGTGGTTGATAATAAGGTGTTTGGGGACGAGGATCTGTTTGTTGTGTACTGGGTCTTTGGTTTTGGCTTCCAACTGGTGGGTAGCTACTACTAAAAGCACCTGAGCTTTTATCTTGGAAACTCAGACCAGCCACTTGTCTTTGAACATCTTCAATCATTTCTCTGCACTGGATGTTCCTTGTCATTACGAAGTCATTGCTCTGCTGCTTTACATTTGTGATCGCATCCTATCAAACAGAAATTTGCATAAATAGCGAGCACTTGTTTTCAACCATATATTTAATCATACTCGgataatttcttgcataataGAATTCAATCAACATAGTTGATAAGTTCTAACCTGCAGAGTAACATAGAATTTTAACCCTTCATTAATGTTGTCTTTTATCTCTCGAAACTTGGCTATGGCAGCTTCAATCTGCTTGTAGCATTTTTCACGTGAAGCTGAGATATTACAAGGAAACCATGAAAAGATCAACCATCAGACAAGTAGGGTGActacaccaaaaaaaaaaagaaagggtaGCATTCTGTATGAAATAATAAGAGCCATTTCAACTAATACCACTGAAATAGAAAAGAAGGCCCATTAATTAATGCATCAGTTTAAACAATTTTCTGCTGCTGGTTAATATTCAGTTTTGTGTACATTAAAATCAGATTCAATATTGAGGAGAACAACCAAATAAGATATACCTTTGTAGTCTTCAAGATTGAAGAGAGCCGAGAATTCATCATTCTGAGCCTGTAAACAGAAGCAAATAGTTGTTAGAATCACATGATTGAAGATTGTTGCTTGCTCACAATAATCAATGTAGTAAGTAAAAAAGGAACCCCAGAAAATTTtgttctaaaaaaaaatatccacCAAGACAGTTTGGGAAATATTTCTCTTCAAAAGTTCTAATATGCATCAATTCTTTTTAAGTGAGCATCAATTCTTTTTAAGTGAGCACACATAATGCAATACCTGGATCTGCATCAACAGTTGCTCCTGTGCCTCAATATTTTGAGCTATTTCTTCACAAATATGGTCATATTTTGCTATTTCCTTCTTAAAGAGATCCTCATGAGAGCCAGTGGATGTCATCAACTTTGGTAATATATCATCCTGAagatatttttagaaatataaGCAAAGATAACTAGTACATTTTATAGATTCATGAACCACGGATAACATAGGatggaaaaaaaaattctacaaGCGGCATCCTAATCAGGTGTACCTTTCTTTTCATCTCTTTAAGCATGTCTTCAAGACCAGCCCTTTGGGCTCCAAGAGTTTCTAGTTGCCTCTGAAATAGCAAGCACAAAATTTGACAAGAATTATAAACACATCTAATGCCAATGTTGTAGTCATTTTTTAACATTATAACCCTATGAAACAATTAGaacatatattattaatattcctTTTGTAAACTGAAATCCCTTTTCCTACTGCTAACTCTAATCAAAATTCCATTCAATTTCACATCTCAAATTTTCCTCCTGAATTTTCTAGCTTTAGTAAGGTTTCTTAATTACGACTGTACTTGGAAGAAAGCTATTCAGTGCTCAGTACATTGTCCCACGATATGACACAGATAGGATGAAATGAAGAActgtaaaacaaaaatattgctgAAATTGCCAATATAGCAAAAAATCTGTCTATCCAGAAAATTCCAAGAGAAAAATAACAgttatataaattattgattCAAGAACTGGTAGCCAATCTTATTCTCTCAAAATCATAATATAACAATCATAAAATAACCATAATGGGACCAAAAACAGCAACTAACCAGGCTCTGCTTGAGAGATCCCACAATAGCATCTTCATTTTGATCTAAAGACATAATCGGCCTTGCCAAGGTTGGAAGTGCGGATTCAATCTGGTAAAGTACATGGGAAGTTCAATGACTGAGCAACATGTCCTAGCCACACCAAAAGCCAAACGAATCATAACAAATAGTACAACAATTTACCGGGCGGGCATCAAGGATTGACATGAATGCCGAATTTTCTCTAACCGAACGCTCAATTCGACCATCACTTTCAGCAGCTTGCTTCAAGTTACCTGCAAACCTGTTCAGCCTATCCTGCAAGTTCTTTGTCAAAGTGCTTGATTGAGGTCTAGTCCATTTTGTCCCAAACTGGCTTCTAAATTGAGAATCTTCTCTTGCTTCCTTTTGCAACAGCTCCTCAGTCTGGACCAATAATTCTTGATTCACCCTCCTTAGGTCCCTCAGTTGCTGCAACTCTGCTTCCAAGCCAGCAGGTCCCCCACTGATCTGCACAGCCTCCACATCTTCTTTGAGACTTGTTGGAAGAGTAAAATTTCCTTCCAAAGCAAGAATAGAATCCGGAAGTTCCATTTCCTTGAGCCTAACTCGTGTTAGCTCACTAGCTTGCTGTAGCTTCTCAGCCTGCATTCTTATAATGTCATCTACCATTTCAGTATACCTGGAGAGGGCCTTTGTACTGCTGTCAGGTACAAGGCTAGCAAACATCTTCTCTTTGCTTGCATCCAGCACCTCACTCATTGCCATTGGCTTCACCATAGAAAATGCTGCAAGAGGTGATAGGGAACTGGGAGAAGGAACTCTCATGAGGTAAACCCTGTCGTTCTCCTTGACAGCCCTTTCCAGGTTTCGATTAATATTGGCCTCTAATTTGCCAATTGCATCGAGAATCTGTGCTGCAGCACCCTTTGAATTTTTCTTCGCCTCAGTTAGCACGTTAATGGCACTCCTGAGTCGCGCAATCTCCTCtgctatttcttctttttcatgtAGCTCCAATCCATACCTAAAGCAAGCTTCAGCATAGAACAAAGCCGATTTCAGCTGGACATGCGCTATCCACGATTTATCAAAATGTGTGTTTAAAGGTGCAACATTCAATGCAGCTAAAGCTTCCTCATAATACAGCCCAACCTACAGCATCCAATTACAAGTTCAATTAATAAGCTTCATCAGCTTATATTCCTAAAACAAAATCAATTAGAATTTCAGAAGTTCAATCAAAGCAAAAACAGCAAAACCAAAAACTGAACGGACCTGCCTAGAGATCTTGGAACAAACACCTGGTGTGCTTCCTTTGGCGATACTGTTCTCAAAGACGCACTCTTGAGCCTGAGCTAGCATCAGCTTCTCAAGCATCCCAGCGCACTCTCCCGAGATGTCCACGGTGGCGGATCCTCCAATGGAGGCTTTCATGGACGCATTATCCCTCAAATAAGCAAACGCCCCCGCGGCTGCGATAAATGCATGCGAGGCCTGGCGGCGGCCGTCCACGGTGTTGCGATCATACGAAAGCCCAATTTGGCTGTACACGGCTCCCAAATTGAAGAGTACGGAGGCCTTCTCGAGATGGATGTTCTGCTGGGAAGACTTCTGCTTGGGCTTGAAGGCGTCGAACCAGACGAAGGTGAGGGCGTTGACGTGCGCCGGGTCGGGGGAGATTGGGAATCGGGTCTCAACGAGGCAGAGGGCTCTGAAGTAGGACTGGAGGAGGTCGCGGCGGGAAGGGAGGGAGGGATCGGTGTGGCGCTCGATGTCAGCGCGTTGCTGCTTTAGGGTTTGGAGATCGTCTTCGAGGTTCTGGGCCTCACGCTCGGAGTAGTTGAATGCGATGTAGTTGCGTAGAGGGCGGTACAGGTCGACGGAATTAGTCTTCTTCTCGAAAATTGCGAGCATGATGTTGGTGGCTCCCGCGGCGGAGGACGACGGCGTCGCGGCCATCGGGAAAGAGAGAAATGCGACGGGTTTGGGTTTGGGATTTGGGTGGAGTAGATGTTTCTCTCTCTCTACCGTTTCGTTAAATCTCTGCTGTCCTTAGTTGTTAAGTTATGAGCTCAGTTTTCTTTCTCTCATTTTTCttgtaaaataaatttatatattactttCTATATTTATTTCTATTACATAAATCTACAGGCAAAAATCGATTAAATGCAAATATTCTAAACACGAATATATATGTCTTGCGTATGATATCAAATAATCAATTTGATATAAGGATTCTTACTTAAATGCTGTTCTTTTTTTACATGAAAACTTTtagaataaatatttaaatcggttcctaattaattttaaactgacattttactttttaataaaatttttaatatacatattaaataaataaattttaataagataataaaatttttaaaaaatattattaaaagacAAACTAATTCTCTTACTAACAAAATTGGTATAAAAAGTATAATTACTCTTGTAGCTAAttgtttagttaaaaatattagaactaatatgtataaatatatacgATTATATATGAaccaatttaataattaatttttagtgttCACAAACTATCtggaaatttttaatttttaactaatcATCATGAACTTCACATAACTCCGGGTTAATAGTCAATTTACTAAAAGTTGTACACACACGGACACGGTTAATAAGTAATAACTAATCTAATACGCGTAGAGAGAACCCGGTTCGGttcaagaaaagagaaagaaggataatcactattaaataattaattaatgtattaAGGTATTACAGTAGGGTATAAATAGAGTGCAGGCAAAGGCACGCAGCATAGCATCCCATCTGTTCGTCGATCCTCTTTCTTGAAGGAGCGGAGCAACCCTCTTCGCTGCGGCAACTCCTACCCCAACCCTAACCACTCCTCCCCGATTCGCTTCTTTGCTTAGGTACTGATTCCTTTCctcttcaatttcatttcttttacATCCTCTCTCTATTAGGGTTTCTTGCTACGAATTTATATTGGGTATTTTTTCGCGATCGGTTTAATTAGGGCTTTATTGGCATCATATGATTTAGGGTTCTCTTGGtacttttctttcctcttggtATAATTTTATTTAGGGTTTGTAGTGTCTGGTTTTAAATTGTTGGGATTTGCATTTCAACGAAAGGCATatcttttgatttgatgcaGATAGAGCGTAATTGCTTAGTGCGGAATTTGGGGTTTGATTGCTGCTAGGTGGATTTTTCTTCTTCCACACATaaggtaagaaaaggaaagggaGAGTATTAATGAGTTGCTATCTGTCTTTGAACTGTTGAATTGTTTGATTCGTTTGATGATAGGGATAGGGATATGAGCAAAGACATGTACAAGATTTAGATTCTCTATTTGATATCATTTCAATTTCTATGAATCTCCTCAGTAATTCTTCCCAGTGCAGAAAATAGTTTTCAGTTTTCTCCAGCGAACTGTTTCCTATGTAATTTTGTTTACGCCATTGAATCTTAGCCTTGCCCCACATCCATGAGCATCTGTATTTCTGGGTACGTGTTTCTAAGTGGGTAAGGGAGAATAATGCATACTAGGTATGAAGATGTgatgattttattattgttattattccCAAAGTTTTCGGCATCCATTTTATTTTTTCCATATGATAGGTATAAAGATGTGGCACGCTGTTGCTATTGTTGC from Arachis stenosperma cultivar V10309 chromosome 9, arast.V10309.gnm1.PFL2, whole genome shotgun sequence encodes the following:
- the LOC130950227 gene encoding loganic acid O-methyltransferase; this encodes MTSLMINHPINFMASSVIRTLSQSQHMQLPMLRPTRMHALAIKSDLEIMRQQMVVVDDDESYAMKGGEGPHSYAKNSIIQKGLIDGSKRLIHEAISQSFDPKEHVHGNDEPSTPICIADLGCSTGPNTFFAMQTITEAIQQQFQSHGLASQIPDIQVLFNDQVSNDFNTLFKNLPQQRIYYATAVPGSFCGRLFPKQTLHLVHSSAALCWLSKLPNEITDSDSSACNKGRIHYTDAPKEVADAYATQYSKDMGNFLHARAQELVENGLMLLQFPVSNVLLDSDVDPAKVFELIGTCLLDMAKVGVISEEKVDSFNVPLIYPSVKAVKEILRGCDECFSIEWMEILEFKNMVSLPTVQIFVSWFRAALQGMIEKHFGAEIVDELFERFEEKVKEFPDIMDTDKLKLDVLFVLLKRKNKPRP
- the LOC130948663 gene encoding vacuolar-sorting protein BRO1; the protein is MAATPSSSAAGATNIMLAIFEKKTNSVDLYRPLRNYIAFNYSEREAQNLEDDLQTLKQQRADIERHTDPSLPSRRDLLQSYFRALCLVETRFPISPDPAHVNALTFVWFDAFKPKQKSSQQNIHLEKASVLFNLGAVYSQIGLSYDRNTVDGRRQASHAFIAAAGAFAYLRDNASMKASIGGSATVDISGECAGMLEKLMLAQAQECVFENSIAKGSTPGVCSKISRQVGLYYEEALAALNVAPLNTHFDKSWIAHVQLKSALFYAEACFRYGLELHEKEEIAEEIARLRSAINVLTEAKKNSKGAAAQILDAIGKLEANINRNLERAVKENDRVYLMRVPSPSSLSPLAAFSMVKPMAMSEVLDASKEKMFASLVPDSSTKALSRYTEMVDDIIRMQAEKLQQASELTRVRLKEMELPDSILALEGNFTLPTSLKEDVEAVQISGGPAGLEAELQQLRDLRRVNQELLVQTEELLQKEAREDSQFRSQFGTKWTRPQSSTLTKNLQDRLNRFAGNLKQAAESDGRIERSVRENSAFMSILDARPIESALPTLARPIMSLDQNEDAIVGSLKQSLRQLETLGAQRAGLEDMLKEMKRKDDILPKLMTSTGSHEDLFKKEIAKYDHICEEIAQNIEAQEQLLMQIQAQNDEFSALFNLEDYKASREKCYKQIEAAIAKFREIKDNINEGLKFYVTLQDAITNVKQQSNDFVMTRNIQCREMIEDVQRQVAGLSFQDKSSGAFSSSYPPVGSQNQRPSTQQTDPRPQTPYYQPPEQPPVSSYGHPPPSYGSAAHQPPPPYHIPPTSAAPYQPHQVHQQAPAEYGQPAYPGWRGPYYNAPAQQPGSVPRPPYTVPSPYPPPHQGGYYKQQ